The sequence CATCGGTCATTCCCAGGTTACCCACGCTCGACCTTAGGCGACCTGTTGCCACTGCGTGACTTCCACCGCCGCGTGTTTGCTATGCGCATTTGACACGATGCGGTCCAGCTTCGCCGCCACCGGATCGTCAATCCAGGCATCGCCGCATTGGCCAC is a genomic window of Candidatus Nitrospira kreftii containing:
- a CDS encoding YgiT-type zinc finger domain-containing protein; amino-acid sequence: MSGHVGRCPLCGGEKQPGTTTFAVDLKFGVVVVRDVPAFVCGQCGDAWIDDPVAAKLDRIVSNAHSKHAAVEVTQWQQVA